In a single window of the Delftia tsuruhatensis genome:
- a CDS encoding class III extradiol dioxygenase subunit beta, translated as MARITASVYTSHVPAIGAAMDLGKADEPYWQPLFKGFEHSRQWLRDNKPDVIFLVYNDHATAFSLDFIPTFAIGTAAEYQPADEGWGPRPVPKVVGHPELASHIAQSVIQQDFDLTIVNKMDVDHGLTVPLSLMCGEQDARTGAWPCPVIPFAVNVVQYPVPSGQRCFNLGRAIRRAVESFDEDLNVQIWGTGGMSHQLQGARAGLINREWDNRFLDLLIENPAGLAKMPHIDYVREAGSEGIELVMWLIARGAMADVDGPALLPKVNHRFYHVPASNTAVGHLILENPQ; from the coding sequence ATGGCGCGCATCACCGCATCCGTCTACACCTCGCATGTGCCCGCCATCGGCGCGGCCATGGACCTGGGCAAGGCAGACGAGCCCTATTGGCAGCCGCTGTTCAAGGGCTTCGAGCACTCGCGCCAATGGCTCAGGGACAACAAGCCCGACGTGATCTTCCTGGTCTACAACGACCACGCCACCGCGTTCAGCCTGGACTTCATCCCCACCTTCGCCATCGGCACGGCCGCCGAATACCAGCCCGCCGACGAAGGCTGGGGTCCGCGCCCCGTGCCCAAGGTCGTCGGCCATCCGGAGCTGGCCAGCCACATCGCCCAGTCGGTGATCCAGCAGGACTTCGACCTCACCATCGTCAACAAGATGGACGTGGACCATGGCCTGACCGTACCGCTGTCGCTGATGTGCGGCGAGCAGGACGCCAGGACAGGCGCCTGGCCCTGCCCGGTGATCCCGTTCGCCGTGAACGTGGTGCAGTACCCCGTGCCCTCGGGCCAGCGCTGCTTCAACCTGGGCCGCGCCATCCGCCGCGCCGTGGAAAGCTTCGACGAAGACCTGAACGTGCAGATCTGGGGCACGGGCGGCATGAGCCACCAGCTGCAGGGCGCGCGGGCGGGCCTGATCAACAGGGAATGGGACAACCGCTTCCTGGACCTGCTGATCGAGAACCCTGCCGGTTTGGCCAAGATGCCGCATATCGACTACGTGCGCGAGGCCGGCTCCGAAGGCATCGAGCTGGTGATGTGGCTGATCGCGCGCGGCGCCATGGCCGATGTGGACGGCCCCGCGCTCCTGCCCAAGGTCAACCACCGCTTCTACCATGTGCCGGCATCGAACACGGCTGTCGGCCACCTCATCCTGGAGAATCCCCAATGA
- a CDS encoding Gfo/Idh/MocA family oxidoreductase codes for MTQKTIKVALAGAGAFGIKHLDGIKNIDGVEVVSLVGRELAKTQEVADKYGIQHVTTELADSLALPEVDAVILCTPTQMHAAQAIECLKAGKHVQVEIPLADSLEDAQAVVDLQKSTGLVAMCGHTRRFNPSHQWVHKKVAAGEFNIQQMDVQTYFFRRTNMNALGQARSWTDHLLWHHAAHTVDLFAYQAGSPIVKANAIQGPIHPELGIAMDMSIQLKAANGAICTLSLSFNNDGPLGTFFRYIGDTGTYIARYDDLVNGKEEKIDVSQVDVSMNGIELQDREFFAAIREGREPNASVAQVLPCYQVLHDLEKQLTP; via the coding sequence ATGACCCAAAAGACCATCAAAGTCGCCCTGGCGGGCGCCGGTGCCTTCGGCATCAAGCACCTGGACGGCATCAAGAACATCGACGGCGTGGAAGTCGTCTCCCTGGTGGGCCGCGAGCTGGCCAAGACCCAGGAAGTGGCTGACAAGTACGGCATCCAGCATGTGACCACCGAGCTGGCCGACAGCCTGGCCCTGCCCGAGGTGGACGCCGTCATCCTTTGCACGCCCACGCAGATGCATGCCGCCCAGGCCATTGAATGTCTGAAGGCCGGCAAGCACGTGCAGGTGGAGATCCCGCTGGCCGACAGCCTCGAGGACGCGCAGGCCGTGGTCGATCTGCAAAAGTCCACCGGCCTGGTCGCCATGTGCGGCCACACGCGCCGCTTCAACCCCAGCCACCAGTGGGTGCACAAGAAGGTCGCGGCCGGCGAATTCAACATCCAGCAGATGGATGTGCAGACCTACTTCTTCCGCCGCACCAACATGAATGCGCTGGGCCAGGCGCGCAGCTGGACCGACCATCTGCTGTGGCACCACGCCGCCCACACCGTGGACCTGTTCGCCTACCAGGCCGGCAGCCCCATCGTCAAGGCCAATGCCATCCAGGGTCCCATCCATCCCGAGCTGGGCATCGCCATGGACATGAGCATCCAGCTCAAGGCCGCCAACGGCGCCATCTGCACGCTGAGCCTGTCCTTCAACAACGACGGCCCGCTGGGCACCTTCTTCCGCTACATCGGCGACACGGGCACCTACATCGCCCGCTATGACGACCTCGTCAATGGCAAGGAAGAAAAGATCGATGTCTCCCAGGTCGATGTGTCCATGAACGGCATCGAGCTGCAGGACCGCGAATTCTTCGCCGCCATCCGCGAAGGCCGCGAGCCCAATGCCAGCGTGGCGCAGGTGCTGCCCTGCTACCAGGTCCTGCACGACCTGGAAAAACAGCTCACCCCCTGA
- a CDS encoding sugar phosphate isomerase/epimerase family protein, translating into MGLLDSYGMDTITLNGSLEAKLQAIRCAGFSQVMLSARDLAGHPGGVKAAAAAVRASGLRPTGFQVLRDFEGLSDHLHHYKVDIAKSMLQMCAEIGSPVLLACSSTSRHATGDLDVIARDLRKLAMLGIPLGVKIAYEGLSWGRSVNEFTTSWEVVSRADTPNLGIGLDSFHILAAQTPLDALELIDRDKIFLVQLSDFMWHDAPTFEERMATARTFRVFPGEGVHSERLADLVLRLDRLGYRGDYSFEVFNDDYQQLPLDTVAQRARRSAQWLNDDVLRRPVPLPAWARTGVRGAGPV; encoded by the coding sequence ATGGGTTTGCTGGACAGCTATGGGATGGACACCATCACGCTCAACGGCTCGCTGGAGGCGAAGCTGCAAGCCATCCGGTGCGCGGGCTTCAGCCAGGTCATGCTCAGTGCGCGTGACCTGGCCGGGCATCCGGGCGGCGTCAAGGCGGCGGCCGCCGCCGTGCGCGCCAGCGGCCTGCGGCCCACGGGCTTCCAGGTGCTGCGCGACTTTGAAGGCCTGTCCGATCACCTGCACCACTACAAGGTGGACATCGCCAAGTCCATGCTGCAGATGTGCGCCGAGATCGGCAGCCCCGTGCTGCTGGCCTGCTCATCCACCTCGCGCCATGCCACCGGCGATCTCGACGTGATCGCGCGCGACCTGCGCAAGCTGGCCATGCTGGGTATTCCGCTGGGCGTGAAGATCGCCTACGAGGGGCTGTCCTGGGGCCGCAGCGTCAATGAATTCACCACCAGCTGGGAGGTGGTCAGTCGCGCCGACACGCCCAACCTGGGCATAGGCCTGGATTCCTTCCATATCCTGGCCGCGCAGACGCCGCTGGATGCGCTGGAGCTGATCGACCGCGACAAGATCTTCCTGGTGCAACTGTCCGACTTCATGTGGCACGACGCTCCCACCTTCGAGGAGCGCATGGCCACGGCGCGCACCTTCCGGGTATTTCCGGGCGAGGGCGTGCACAGCGAGCGCCTGGCCGATCTGGTGCTGCGCCTGGACCGGCTGGGCTACCGGGGCGACTACAGCTTCGAGGTCTTCAACGACGACTACCAGCAACTGCCGCTGGACACCGTGGCCCAGCGCGCGCGCCGCAGCGCCCAGTGGCTCAACGACGATGTGCTGCGGCGGCCCGTGCCGCTACCGGCCTGGGCGCGCACCGGTGTGCGCGGTGCCGGGCCGGTTTGA
- a CDS encoding 4-hydroxyphenylpyruvate dioxygenase, giving the protein MTDSSSSHREDVPEASNRLGIDGIEFIEYTTSQPQALGQVLEGLGFRPVARHRSREVTLYRQGDMNLVVNAGAADALAHAASDGQPVISAVALRVHDALQAHTCCIELGAWAAPSQAQAMELHIPAIHGPGGSRFYFVDRWKEFSIYDIDFTPIASAEPHPPALAGLGYFGVVQYIGRGRSADWITYFERMFDFHLLPDAQRFGILPKGKLMRSPCRSFLWQLIEPDPGLEWDDMPERLQRIGLGTGDVPAAVQALRQRGVEFVESSRLHPDDRGALTRNAMGTVVFELVHNTL; this is encoded by the coding sequence ATGACCGATTCCTCCTCCAGCCACCGGGAAGACGTGCCCGAGGCGTCCAATCGCCTCGGGATCGACGGCATAGAGTTCATCGAGTACACGACCAGCCAGCCGCAGGCCTTGGGGCAGGTGCTGGAGGGACTGGGCTTCCGCCCCGTGGCGCGGCACCGCTCGCGCGAGGTCACGCTGTACCGGCAGGGGGACATGAACCTGGTGGTGAACGCAGGCGCGGCCGATGCGCTGGCCCATGCCGCATCGGACGGGCAGCCCGTGATCTCGGCCGTGGCACTGCGCGTGCACGATGCCCTGCAGGCGCACACGTGCTGCATCGAACTGGGCGCCTGGGCCGCGCCCAGCCAGGCCCAGGCCATGGAGCTGCATATCCCCGCCATCCACGGCCCGGGTGGCAGCCGCTTCTATTTCGTCGATCGCTGGAAGGAATTTTCCATCTACGACATCGACTTCACGCCCATCGCCAGCGCCGAGCCGCATCCGCCTGCGCTGGCGGGCCTGGGCTATTTCGGCGTGGTGCAGTACATAGGGCGCGGGCGCAGCGCCGACTGGATCACCTACTTCGAGCGCATGTTCGACTTCCACCTGCTGCCCGATGCGCAGCGCTTCGGCATCCTGCCCAAGGGCAAGCTCATGCGCAGCCCCTGCCGCAGCTTCCTGTGGCAGCTCATCGAGCCCGATCCGGGCCTGGAGTGGGACGACATGCCCGAGCGGCTGCAGCGCATCGGCCTGGGCACGGGTGACGTGCCCGCCGCCGTGCAGGCGCTGCGCCAGCGCGGGGTGGAGTTCGTGGAGTCGAGCCGCCTGCATCCCGACGACCGCGGCGCACTCACGCGCAACGCCATGGGCACCGTGGTATTCGAGCTGGTGCATAACACGCTCTAG
- a CDS encoding aldo/keto reductase, whose translation MTNLSTRNLGPFRVGAVGLGCMNLSHAYGHPPSPEQGKAVLHAALDAGVTLFDTAALYGFGANEALVGPVLKSHRDHITLASKCGMAGVRGDDGVMRRVIDGHPKTLRRNCEDSLQRLGTEVIDLYYLHRWDRRVPIEESVGEMSRLVEEGKVRALGLSEIGTDALRRAHATFPITALQSEYSLWSRNAELGTLAACKELGIAYVAFSPLGRAFLTGTLKDVEGLVKGDIRAAMPRFAPEAYAKNLRLLAPMQSIAERAGCTLAELAIAWVLHQGEHVIALPGTTSVDHLHEDLRGGTVRLDAALLAELDDLFKPERIQGDRYAVASQREVDTEKYAFETV comes from the coding sequence ATGACCAACCTGTCCACAAGAAACCTGGGACCCTTTCGCGTCGGCGCCGTCGGCCTGGGCTGCATGAACCTCAGCCACGCCTACGGCCATCCGCCCTCGCCCGAGCAGGGCAAGGCCGTGCTGCATGCTGCCCTGGATGCCGGCGTCACCCTGTTCGACACGGCGGCGCTGTACGGCTTCGGCGCCAACGAAGCCCTGGTCGGCCCCGTGCTCAAGTCCCACCGCGACCACATCACCCTGGCCAGCAAGTGCGGCATGGCCGGCGTGCGTGGCGACGACGGCGTCATGCGCCGCGTGATCGACGGCCACCCCAAAACCCTGCGCCGCAACTGCGAGGACAGCCTGCAGCGCCTGGGCACCGAGGTCATCGACCTGTACTACCTGCACCGCTGGGACCGCCGAGTGCCCATCGAGGAATCGGTGGGCGAGATGTCGCGCCTGGTGGAGGAGGGCAAGGTGCGTGCGCTGGGCCTGTCCGAGATCGGCACCGATGCGCTGCGCCGTGCCCACGCCACCTTCCCCATCACCGCGCTGCAAAGCGAGTATTCGCTGTGGTCGCGCAACGCCGAGCTGGGCACGCTCGCGGCCTGCAAGGAGCTGGGCATCGCCTACGTGGCCTTCAGCCCGCTGGGCCGCGCCTTTCTCACGGGCACGCTCAAGGACGTGGAAGGCCTGGTCAAGGGCGACATCCGCGCTGCCATGCCGCGCTTCGCGCCCGAGGCCTATGCGAAGAACCTGCGGCTGCTTGCGCCCATGCAGTCGATTGCCGAGCGCGCCGGCTGCACGCTGGCCGAGCTGGCCATCGCCTGGGTGCTGCACCAGGGCGAGCATGTGATTGCCCTGCCGGGCACCACCAGCGTGGACCACCTGCACGAAGACCTGCGCGGCGGCACCGTGCGCCTGGACGCGGCCCTGCTGGCCGAGCTGGACGATCTCTTCAAACCCGAACGCATCCAGGGCGACCGTTATGCCGTGGCCTCGCAGCGCGAGGTGGACACCGAGAAATACGCGTTCGAAACCGTCTGA
- a CDS encoding IclR family transcriptional regulator domain-containing protein: MTNAPSLDPRDWIAGLERGVSIIEAFDDAHPRMTAAEAGQRTGMTRTAARRYLLTLQHMGYVAGDGKLFWLTPRVLRLGQSYLESARLPRIVQPFLQRVAAGTYETAYLAVLDDDEVVYIARNGPNRNMNTGYVLGARVPAQVTAAGMLMLSLRTDDELEHWLGNSPLTVFTPHTITSASQMRRELALIRAQDWALCEQQLNLDSRGIAVPLRDRHGALAGALNITMPMGRETGQDAVARVLPVLRETAQAMRDLI, encoded by the coding sequence ATGACCAATGCCCCCTCACTCGATCCCCGCGACTGGATTGCCGGCCTGGAGCGCGGCGTCTCCATCATCGAAGCCTTCGACGACGCGCATCCGCGCATGACGGCGGCCGAGGCCGGCCAGCGCACGGGCATGACGCGCACGGCCGCGCGGCGCTATCTGCTGACGTTGCAGCACATGGGCTATGTGGCGGGGGACGGCAAGCTGTTCTGGCTCACGCCGCGCGTGCTGCGGCTGGGGCAGTCCTACCTGGAGTCGGCACGGCTGCCGCGCATCGTCCAGCCCTTCCTGCAGCGCGTGGCGGCCGGCACCTATGAGACGGCCTACCTGGCGGTGCTGGACGACGACGAGGTGGTCTACATCGCGCGCAACGGCCCCAACCGCAACATGAACACCGGCTACGTGCTGGGCGCGCGCGTGCCGGCCCAGGTCACGGCGGCAGGCATGCTGATGCTGTCCCTGCGCACGGACGACGAGCTGGAGCACTGGCTGGGAAACAGTCCGCTGACCGTCTTCACCCCCCACACCATCACCAGCGCCAGCCAGATGCGCCGTGAGCTGGCCCTGATCCGCGCGCAGGACTGGGCGCTGTGCGAGCAGCAGCTGAACCTGGACTCGCGCGGCATCGCCGTGCCGCTGCGCGACCGCCACGGCGCGCTGGCGGGCGCCCTCAACATCACCATGCCCATGGGCCGCGAGACCGGCCAGGACGCCGTGGCCCGCGTGCTGCCCGTGCTGCGCGAGACGGCACAGGCGATGCGGGATCTGATCTGA
- a CDS encoding DUF4440 domain-containing protein, which yields MQECEQDLALARHLQALEQQLHAPQVRPDAHRLRTLLHEDFLEFGRSGGVHARADTVDSLGTGGPSPRLVSEAFALVRLGPDSALLTYRSASVAEDGTAGRHTLRSSVWLRTARGWQMRFHQGTPTQPFDLGDSGA from the coding sequence ATGCAGGAATGCGAGCAGGATCTGGCGCTTGCGCGGCATCTTCAGGCGCTGGAGCAGCAGTTGCACGCCCCCCAGGTGCGCCCGGACGCCCACCGGCTGCGGACGCTGCTGCACGAGGATTTCCTGGAGTTCGGCCGCTCGGGCGGTGTGCATGCCCGGGCCGACACCGTGGACAGCCTGGGGACCGGGGGCCCGTCCCCGCGTCTGGTGTCGGAGGCATTCGCGCTGGTGCGCCTGGGGCCGGACAGTGCGCTGCTGACCTACCGGTCCGCCAGCGTGGCCGAGGACGGCACGGCCGGCCGTCACACGTTGCGCTCCTCGGTCTGGCTGCGCACGGCCCGGGGCTGGCAGATGCGCTTTCACCAGGGCACGCCCACGCAGCCTTTCGACCTGGGCGACTCCGGGGCGTGA